One window of candidate division TA06 bacterium genomic DNA carries:
- a CDS encoding T9SS type A sorting domain-containing protein: MMGRLLAICLVALFVTTTAHAETEVQSSWYLGSGVPGPVTEWGESFWMSESIAYSVEGQISLLAASVDHNAWTKHVIDTDSRIDGHATILPADIDNDGYTDLVAILDNYPGMIVWYEYTSSGYVRHDIYEINSVRQGTTWPYDMDGDGDIDIVASATEGLIWLENNGGVFNKWVIDTSRGYQYARPGDVDNDGDIDIILHDLSWDYMHGDLWLFRNDGTMSFTSEMIYNTNSDLIWRINVGDLDGDGYLDIQTSMDPIMVFLNDGTGAFSLKYTYNGQAMVDGSWLSDFDTDGDLDIMGAHFGAAPYYPRDLFWLENDGSGMSFTHHSIGGANGDYGDGGMAADVDLDGRMDALGAYRRVGWFEQLSGGGYAEHPLPNGYVGNSHWIYAENLDGGPCIGDVDVDVLVSDYGEFLRWENRIVTFHKHGTLVSSILDAQFLALWHTFGWDDCEPEGCNNEYYVRSGRTVAELESSPWLGPIVSSGDSLEGYGIEVGRYFQYKLMMENLTAAEDISPSILEIWVTYEGLFCEPVEPWLVRTQGYWKRQCKDDAHEDICAYIDSIHAYVDLFDGFDCDSICGLMKVNPPERDMCRKARRQFMALLLNIASGKLALCNCLEDGSEVGDVVAEIDSLLLGMPDHATCVYAKTLADNINNGIGIVPCDTLFYPVPPTSVLCVSYPVTPNPFVNSTTIRYELPTSAHVQLKLYDKMGRLVKILVDRMQEPGFYQVEWKGSDNTGRKLPSGIYFSRLKTGSSTSASKLILLR, translated from the coding sequence ATGATGGGAAGATTGCTCGCAATTTGCCTTGTAGCCCTGTTTGTGACCACCACTGCGCATGCGGAAACGGAGGTCCAGAGCTCGTGGTATCTTGGCTCTGGAGTGCCGGGCCCGGTAACCGAGTGGGGAGAATCCTTCTGGATGTCAGAGAGCATCGCGTATTCTGTGGAGGGGCAGATCTCACTACTTGCCGCAAGCGTGGATCATAACGCCTGGACAAAACATGTGATCGACACTGACTCAAGAATCGACGGCCACGCGACCATACTTCCGGCAGACATAGACAACGATGGCTACACTGACCTGGTTGCAATACTGGATAATTATCCTGGAATGATAGTGTGGTACGAATATACAAGTAGCGGATATGTCAGACACGATATTTACGAAATCAACAGCGTCAGACAGGGAACTACATGGCCGTACGACATGGATGGGGACGGAGATATTGACATAGTGGCTTCTGCAACCGAAGGGCTCATATGGCTGGAGAATAACGGAGGTGTGTTCAATAAATGGGTAATTGATACATCCAGGGGATATCAGTATGCAAGACCTGGCGACGTAGATAATGACGGCGACATAGACATCATCCTGCATGACTTGAGCTGGGACTATATGCATGGCGATCTATGGCTTTTCAGGAACGATGGGACAATGAGCTTCACTTCTGAGATGATCTATAATACAAATAGCGACCTCATCTGGCGTATCAATGTCGGAGACCTGGACGGGGATGGATACCTCGATATCCAGACCTCGATGGACCCCATCATGGTCTTCTTGAACGACGGAACTGGAGCCTTCTCACTTAAGTACACATACAACGGCCAGGCTATGGTTGACGGGTCGTGGCTTAGCGACTTCGACACCGATGGGGATCTGGACATAATGGGTGCCCATTTTGGCGCTGCCCCCTACTACCCAAGAGACCTTTTCTGGTTGGAGAATGACGGGTCCGGTATGTCGTTCACACACCACTCAATAGGGGGAGCCAACGGCGACTATGGGGATGGCGGGATGGCCGCGGACGTTGACCTGGATGGGAGGATGGACGCGCTCGGAGCTTACCGGAGGGTCGGATGGTTTGAGCAATTGTCTGGAGGTGGTTACGCAGAGCATCCTCTTCCTAACGGATATGTGGGTAATTCCCACTGGATATATGCGGAAAACCTTGACGGTGGGCCGTGCATCGGAGATGTTGACGTTGACGTACTCGTGTCAGACTACGGTGAATTCCTGCGGTGGGAAAATAGAATAGTGACATTCCATAAGCATGGAACACTCGTTTCGTCTATTTTAGACGCGCAGTTTCTGGCTCTGTGGCACACGTTCGGCTGGGACGACTGTGAGCCAGAGGGATGTAATAATGAATACTACGTAAGGTCAGGGCGAACTGTCGCGGAGCTGGAATCTTCACCCTGGCTTGGCCCAATAGTATCCTCTGGGGACAGTCTGGAAGGTTATGGGATTGAGGTAGGTAGATATTTCCAGTACAAGCTGATGATGGAGAATCTGACTGCAGCGGAGGATATATCACCTTCAATTCTTGAAATCTGGGTTACTTACGAGGGGCTGTTCTGCGAGCCAGTGGAGCCATGGCTTGTGAGAACACAGGGTTACTGGAAAAGACAGTGCAAGGATGACGCACATGAAGATATCTGTGCCTACATAGACAGTATCCATGCGTATGTGGACCTTTTCGATGGCTTTGACTGCGACTCCATCTGTGGTCTGATGAAAGTGAACCCTCCTGAGAGAGACATGTGCCGGAAGGCGAGACGGCAGTTCATGGCACTACTTTTGAACATCGCTTCGGGCAAGCTTGCTCTCTGCAACTGTCTCGAGGATGGGAGCGAGGTAGGGGATGTTGTTGCTGAAATTGATTCACTTCTTCTGGGCATGCCTGACCATGCTACATGTGTGTATGCTAAGACCCTTGCAGACAATATCAACAATGGCATAGGCATCGTACCCTGCGACACTCTCTTCTATCCTGTTCCTCCGACGTCTGTGCTCTGTGTCTCCTATCCAGTGACGCCAAACCCGTTTGTCAACAGTACCACGATTCGCTACGAGCTTCCGACCTCCGCGCATGTGCAACTGAAGCTCTATGACAAGATGGGAAGGCTGGTGAAGATTCTGGTAGACAGAATGCAGGAACCCGGATTCTATCAGGTTGAGTGGAAGGGCTCAGATAATACCGGACGGAAGCTTCCAAGCGGGATCTACTTTTCTCGACTGAAGACAGGTAGCTCCACATCGGCGAGCAAGTTGATTCTACTCAGGTGA
- a CDS encoding T9SS type A sorting domain-containing protein, which produces MEDELTPSYCPPAQFWMDPDTVDVTFHVTAVLGHHRFVTFEATDLVHETRGEHKISASIIEFDPDMFNLIAHGETVEVAARIPVPVGALAGNYEGMFRARSQESGKEDSVSVVLRVGAVPDMDIDDNEGNLSGNVMHLEGLPEDPVNGTFVMLNPSTDIYNVDAFDGPGNTDLPDGSVTFTHLVSIDKSDTIPKTEMSLHDINEPGEDPLRAILSGTARHIGLDINIPSTAGAGTYEGFVTISFEVYSCNEGEIVTVSDVFGVSLVVGAVGGALAFVEGDELDTLSYDPPEQWVQDGFVIAQFTLTATGDVHNVGLYSDDLIHEGLPIKISGNSVNFSPGEIGVIHSGDTVEITARVPVPIGRRTGLYEGAFHAVADGGASANIVVFLDVNPVGDLDVQDYAGNLVANTMKLTGIAGGVVVGRYTVVNPNLPDNNVDFYDGPANDDITEITVVSTDLALERGGAEGKCKGVQLLCVQYHAGGGVEGKCKGVKKITFQYHNSGRGNLGNVKLVSKRVTYFMGAVSDGDLITADANAQGQVKFGADMDILVYDQLDERVHTSCSKPIEIGMVFGDWEIVDLEKITEGGGGGAPSPAFIEIKIKGVKYFSGMVEDGDTICVDARPQKFATDAEFYIEGYLNTKIHLSCSMPLEIGMQFGNFEVVDLIKVFEGTHESAISGANVDGNVYGITTIISGAAEDFLLQVTIPEKGIKHYDPQEDQTYKGTVTVQGKAVNANVAVSDEFNIELNIVKSGTRHLASGFWGEPGGSGNMLRWTGFGLNETGYVVYRALNSSYVKLGELSSTSRSFLDGETRSGLIYEYKLGLKIGGSEVMIGPISIKASDRLPGRSYLSQSFPNPTSGTTMFRFGVAAESHVSISIYNVAGQMVKVMVNEKKLPGIYAMNWDSSEYVNGVYFCRMHVGPTDGNGKPYFASRKVVVLR; this is translated from the coding sequence GTGGAAGATGAACTGACGCCGTCTTACTGTCCTCCTGCTCAATTCTGGATGGATCCAGATACTGTCGATGTGACGTTCCATGTGACTGCTGTCCTCGGGCACCACCGTTTCGTGACTTTTGAGGCCACTGACCTCGTCCACGAGACAAGGGGGGAACACAAAATAAGCGCGTCGATCATCGAGTTTGATCCAGACATGTTCAACTTGATTGCGCATGGAGAGACCGTCGAAGTCGCGGCCAGAATACCTGTTCCTGTGGGTGCACTTGCTGGAAATTATGAGGGGATGTTCAGGGCCAGGTCGCAGGAGAGTGGCAAGGAAGACTCGGTCTCTGTAGTTCTAAGGGTTGGGGCTGTTCCCGATATGGATATTGACGACAATGAAGGAAACCTTTCAGGCAATGTGATGCACCTGGAGGGTTTGCCCGAAGACCCCGTCAATGGGACTTTTGTGATGTTGAACCCCAGCACAGATATCTACAATGTGGATGCCTTCGATGGCCCTGGTAATACCGATCTTCCTGATGGGTCGGTAACTTTCACACACCTGGTCTCTATTGACAAGTCAGACACAATTCCTAAGACAGAAATGTCTCTGCACGATATCAATGAGCCGGGTGAGGACCCTTTGCGGGCGATACTGAGCGGCACTGCCAGGCACATTGGTCTGGATATCAACATTCCATCAACGGCCGGCGCTGGTACCTACGAAGGCTTCGTTACGATATCGTTCGAGGTGTACAGTTGCAATGAGGGTGAAATAGTAACTGTTTCTGACGTGTTCGGTGTCTCTCTTGTTGTTGGTGCCGTAGGAGGTGCGCTCGCCTTTGTGGAGGGCGATGAACTGGATACTTTATCCTACGACCCTCCTGAGCAATGGGTGCAAGATGGGTTCGTCATAGCCCAGTTCACACTCACTGCCACTGGTGATGTGCACAACGTCGGTCTCTATTCAGATGATCTGATTCACGAAGGTTTGCCCATTAAGATATCTGGAAACAGCGTGAACTTCTCACCAGGGGAGATTGGAGTGATCCATTCAGGCGATACCGTGGAAATCACCGCAAGGGTTCCCGTACCCATCGGGAGGAGAACTGGCCTGTATGAAGGTGCCTTCCACGCGGTTGCCGATGGCGGAGCCAGCGCGAACATAGTTGTGTTCCTCGATGTGAATCCTGTGGGTGACCTGGATGTTCAAGACTACGCTGGAAATCTGGTAGCTAATACAATGAAGTTGACCGGCATTGCAGGAGGGGTGGTCGTGGGGAGATACACTGTAGTGAACCCGAACCTGCCCGACAACAATGTCGATTTCTATGATGGTCCTGCAAACGACGACATAACAGAGATTACGGTTGTGTCGACGGATCTTGCTCTAGAGCGCGGTGGAGCCGAAGGAAAGTGCAAGGGAGTCCAACTACTCTGCGTGCAGTACCACGCTGGCGGTGGTGTAGAAGGAAAGTGCAAGGGAGTGAAGAAGATAACATTCCAGTACCACAACAGCGGCCGGGGTAATCTTGGCAACGTGAAGTTGGTTTCCAAGCGTGTTACCTACTTCATGGGGGCGGTGAGTGACGGAGACCTGATTACCGCGGATGCAAATGCGCAGGGTCAGGTGAAGTTCGGGGCCGACATGGATATACTTGTGTATGATCAACTTGATGAGAGGGTCCACACTTCGTGCTCAAAACCGATCGAAATAGGCATGGTCTTCGGTGACTGGGAGATAGTTGACCTTGAGAAGATCACGGAGGGAGGGGGAGGAGGAGCTCCATCTCCTGCCTTTATTGAGATCAAGATTAAGGGAGTGAAGTACTTCTCTGGAATGGTTGAAGACGGAGACACGATCTGTGTAGATGCAAGGCCTCAGAAGTTCGCGACTGACGCTGAGTTCTACATCGAAGGATATCTGAACACCAAGATACACCTCTCCTGCTCCATGCCCCTAGAGATAGGAATGCAGTTTGGCAACTTCGAGGTAGTTGACCTGATCAAGGTTTTTGAAGGCACACACGAAAGTGCTATCTCGGGTGCTAATGTGGACGGAAACGTCTACGGAATCACTACAATCATTTCCGGAGCTGCTGAAGACTTCCTGCTCCAGGTTACCATACCTGAAAAAGGGATAAAACACTACGATCCGCAAGAGGATCAGACATACAAAGGAACCGTCACGGTTCAGGGCAAAGCGGTTAACGCCAACGTGGCTGTCAGCGACGAATTCAATATTGAACTGAACATAGTGAAGAGTGGTACTAGACACCTTGCCTCAGGATTCTGGGGTGAACCTGGTGGTTCAGGCAACATGCTTCGCTGGACAGGATTCGGTCTGAATGAGACAGGTTACGTGGTGTATCGTGCTCTGAATAGTTCCTATGTGAAGCTGGGAGAGCTTTCAAGCACGAGCAGGAGCTTCCTTGACGGAGAGACAAGGTCTGGCCTGATATACGAGTACAAGCTGGGCCTGAAGATAGGCGGGTCGGAGGTGATGATAGGGCCGATATCCATCAAGGCTTCTGACAGGCTTCCTGGCCGATCTTATCTGTCACAGAGCTTCCCGAATCCCACATCTGGTACCACAATGTTCAGATTTGGTGTAGCTGCTGAATCACATGTATCAATCAGCATCTACAATGTGGCAGGACAGATGGTTAAGGTGATGGTGAACGAGAAGAAACTTCCAGGGATTTACGCCATGAACTGGGATAGCTCAGAGTATGTGAACGGCGTCTACTTCTGCAGAATGCACGTGGGACCGACTGACGGAAACGGAAAACCGTACTTTGCATCAAGGAAGGTTGTCGTACTCCGCTAG